The DNA region TAGACATAGCACAAATGTGATTTGAAAAACAGTGTAGATATAGTAAAATAATGATTTTTGTAGATAACCGCTTTATTAAGGGTGAGTCTGGTAGGTGTGACACTTTGGAAACATATCAACACTTAAACAAATAATGTACCCTGTGAAGGTTGTTTATTGTGCTATCCATGCTATCTTTATCCTCAAATAAGAAATATTAGTGTTTTAGCATTTTCAGATAAAAACTAATGCATTTAATTGGGACATTTCTTAATGTGTAGGCTACATCAATAATGAAGTGCTGTAAATGCTTATTTATTATTGTAGCTTTAACTGTTCCTCTTCTTTGTCCCTATTTGTTTAAGGTAGCACATTTGTAGTAACACCCATTCCCTGTCTATTAAACACCCAACCAGGAATACTGGTTTCACAATGAGAGTTGAGTACATAGCTAACATTCTGCCGCACACAGTGTCAGTCACACAGTTTCACTGAAGCTGTTGACTTCAGGAACTAATTTTCTCTGTGGAATACATAGTGCTGCATACTTTTTGTCGAGTCTTTTCTTCAGCTGTTGATCTCAACACATTTTATTAAGAGATTAACATATTGCTGCTGAGCTAAATCACCTgtggattttaattttcttctCGTATCTGCTGGACATCTTTGTTTAACTCttggtaaaagaaaaacaaaatgtcccGCCCTATCCCTCTGGACTTAGACAGATACAGCAGCTTGGAGAAATCTCGCCGCTCTACCACTCGTAGCCAGTCCAGGTCCCAGTCCAGGTCCCAGTCCAGGTCCCAGGACATGCCCGGTGAAGTCCTCtgtgacttctgcacaacaagGAAGCAGAAGGCTGAGAAGTCCTGCTTGGTGTGCCTGGCATCTTACTGCGAAACCCACCTGCAGACTCATTATGACTACCCTGCCCTGATGAAGCACAAGCTGGTCAAAGCTACAGGTCAGATGAGAGAGAAGATCTGTGCACAGCATGACAAGTTGCTGGAGGCTTTCTGTCGCACTGATgagacatctgtgtgtgttttatgcatgATGGATGAACACAAACACCACGACATTGTTCCGGCTGGAACTGAGAGGACTGAGAAACAAGTGAGTGGTGAAAACAATCTCTCAATCTATACTTTTGGTAAATATTCTCAGTGAGTGATTTGAAAGGTTATTTACAACTGTACAAGGctgatatgagcactttaatgtctTTCCCTCAACAGAAACAACTTGGTACTACATTGAACAAATCTCAACAAAGGATTGACCAGAGAGTTAAAAAGTGGCAGGATCTGCGACAAGCTGTTGAATCCGTTAAAGTGAGTAAAAAAATCATCTCACTCAAGTTGAAACAGCATGATGCTTTTGACTGCTTTCCCATCCATATTTGAACAAACTCTCTCCTTCAGCACTCGGCTCAAACTGCCCAAGAGGAGAATGAGCGGATCTTCACTGAGCTTCTGCTTTCCATCGAGAGGAAGTACAATGAAGTCAAGGAGATGATCCGCTCGCACGAAAAGACCACTTTGACACGGGCTGAGATACTGCTGGACCGCTTGGAGGAAGAGATCACTCTGCTAAAGAAGAAACACACTGACCTCGAGAAGCTCTCACACACCGATGATCACATACATTTTCTGCAGGTGAGGCTGATCTGTACTGAGGACCTTGTATTGTGCAAAAATCAGGAGTCTTTTTCAGGAAACAGTCATATTATGCAATGTTTAGGCTCAACTCTATATCTGTCACTCTTTTACCAGGGCTGGCAGTCTCTGTCAGGCCCCTCAGGATATGAGGACCTCAACAACATCAGTGTTGCCCCCAATTACTCCTTTGATGCCACCAAGAGAGCCATCGCTTCACTGAAATTACAAGTAGAAGAAGTCAGCAAGATAGAAATGAGCAAAATCTCAGGAGCAGGTGAACAATTTTGTCTTTTATCATCTAAAGTAGCACTGAGGCCTTGCAGTCTTCTGTTGATTTTATTAAAGCTAATGCTGCCATGCATTTTTATCTGCCTCTTCATAGTTAAAGATGTTTACATCACGCAAGAAAGTGAAACAAGGACAAGGAGAGACTCAATTTTGAGGGAACAACCAAAGACAAGAGAAGAACCAAAGACAAGAGAAGAACCAAAGACGAGAGAAGATTTCCTGAAATGTGAGCTACAGAGAAGTGTGCCTTTAACCTGTTGTGAAACTTTTAGCGCCAAGTGAGCAAGGCTACTTGGCAGTTATATCAAACCCCACTCACTTTCCAGCAAGTGAAATGTATTCTGTACTAACAAGGTTCAAAACAGGAGTCATGGTGACATGTAGCAGGACCATGTCCATCCCAAACAAAGGCATGACTACACTATGTGGTGAAACAATTGAACAGTGTCGTAGAAGGTATGCTCCTTGCAGAACTGGTTTGGTGAAATGTAAGAGAGCAAACTTACAGCTCAGTATCACTTAAACAAACACAGGTGTTCCCGGTACTCCACCCGTGGAAAGCATTTTAACAAGCTTATGCTTGGGAGTTATTAATCAAAGGTATGCTAACCTTTGTTATTCCTAAACCTATTTGACCAACTTTACTTGTGTCCCCGAAGGGCTATTGGGTGTGCAGCAGGTataaacacataaatacatacaagatATACACAAAGTAACGAGTAAGCCTGAACTACAGTAAAAACTGTAACACAACCGTTATAGTATGAGAACAAAGAAATACAAGTACTGAGCAAGGTGCATAGGAAGCAGCGTAGCCTACACAGGGTAGGAAAAGTGCTTATCAGCCTTACAAAGTTGACACAATATAATCAACAACAATAatcatcaacaacaacatcagcatcCAATCATTACATCACCAACTCCTTTTGTCAGCGTCTCGGACGTCCTCAACACTTCGTCAACAGACTATGGAACAGTTCAGATAATGTGCACTGTTGAACTACCAATATCGTGTTGCTCATCTTCACAACTCTGTTTAGTGATGTTAAGATTACCGTACCAACAGAGAAGTGAAAAGGTCAGGACAGATTGTGTCACAAGTGTTTAGTGATTAATTTGCAACACGATGaagcaaaataaaagcagagaaACTTTTAATCTCAAAAGAGACAAATACCAAAACATATGATACCATTAAATAGGAAAACAGATTATCAACAATACAGAGAGGATTAATAATGACATTTTCCTGCATTGTTTAGACTCCTGCCAGTTGGTCCTGGAGGTCAACAGCGTCCATCGCAACCTTCATCTCACCGAGGGTAACCGAACAGCTACGATGAAGAATGAGCCTAAGAACTACCCTGACCACCCAGACCGATTCGACCACTGGCAGCAGGTGAGACTTCACTGCCCAACAGGATGTCATTTTGTGTGCCTGAAAGAATAGCCAAATATATTATTGAAATTATCTTTATTGGGTTTTTGCACAGGTTTCCAAGCAATATTTACATTGTCAACATTTAGAATAGCCAAATATAGACTTAAGAGTAAAAGGGGACTTAACTGTCCGGGAACTTTCCCTTTGAATCACCCTCCTAAAGCAGCCCAAGTTTGTCAGACTTATTTCTAAAAAATTGTCAATTGAATCAtgtacttttaatttttttattttgttgttctcCTCTCTCTTGTGTAAACTTAGTATCTTTTGTTGGTATTGATGGAGAAATTGCTATCCAAATCAGTCTTTTTGTATTTAGTCTATAGCCTTTGAAGATATTcttacaataaaaatacattcagTTGTGTGCAGTTGCAGTAAATACTCATCTTAACAGCTGTTATAAGCAATGCATAAACTTAGTCTTTTAACCTTTAATTTCGTCCATTTCATTGAAGGTCTTGTGCAGAGAGAGCTTGACTGATcgttgttactgggaggtggacTGGAGTGGGACAGAAATAGACATGGCTGTCACCTACAGGGGAATCAGACGTAAAGGAAACAGCAATGAATGCAGCCTGGGCTGGAACGACAAGTCCTGGAGTCTGTACTGCTCTGACTCCAAATTATCCTTTGTGCACAATAATAAGAGCAAAGATATTGCTGCTCCAGTGCCATCTCGTATTGGCATCTACCTGGATCATGCAGCAGGAATACTTGCATTTTACAGTGTCTCTGATGGCATGCAGCTTCTGCACAGAGTCCAGACTGCATTCACACAGCCCCTCTACCCTGCATTCAGTGTGTGGGGCTTTGGTACTACTATCAGATTGTAAAATAGTTGCCATAGTGCAAGTAATTTACATCAAATTTACACAATATTCTCAATATTGTTGTAACATTTTGAAACAGGGTGTTTGATAATTCCTTTTGTTGCAATTTTTGCTAAAAGTAATAATTTTCTCATGTATGAAAAATGTGTTGTTAAATGATCCTGTTAATCTGTTAGTGTTTTGGGGCAATCTAGTCTACAAAATGTTTCAGTTCAAttgattattgtgtttttattcacaATGCTCCATAATGCTTTTCTCTATTATGTTAAAGTTATATTACTGGTAtgttataaattaaattaaatcacaGTTTCTAAAACCCCAACGTTTTTACTGATTTATTTGGCACTTTATATATGGAGCTgtagttgctgttgtttttcacaCGCATATCAGTCTATTAGCCATCATAGCTCCATTAATACAGAAATACCCCTCTACTACTTGGACCCATTAGTGGTGAGGACTTGGAAAAAACTATGGCACGGCTCTTTTGAGTTTTGTTTGCTAGAAGTGACAAATGTAAACAACTTGTTCAAAGTTGGGAAATCAGGATAATCAGGATTACATTTCAATCAATAATTACCAGACATTAAGGCATGCAGATATTACATCGCCATCTTCCGGTCCTTATTAAGGGATACAGGTGTAGAGAGACATTAACATGTTAAAGCTccagggggcagcagaaacaagtttTGGTGGACGGATCTCACGtacacgcacacgcgcgcgcgcacacagtGAGAAGAAAAGGATCCATCATGATCAACCTATTTATGTCTGTGATCAACTGTAAGagtaaagacaaaaacagaagcgtctttttgtattaattaattttgtacTTCCTTCATCTCAATCCTTGCTAGGAAACAGCTGGGTTCCGAGTTTACTTTGGTATGATGTAGTAGGCCTACATCATTAAAATATCTTTGCTTTGGTCTCAAACTAATAGACCGGCAATGCCAACTGTGAAATGGTCTGTTggtaaaacagtttttttaagtGCATAAGTAGGCTTATATACTGTAAAAGACGACAGACAATATAATGAAACTGCTTTTAGCGTCCCTATTTGCTTTCGACCTCGTCGACCCGCCCACTCGGTGCGCCACCAAACATAAATTCAACGTACACTGCCACTACAGGTTTTGGGGGGCGGAGTCAAACAGCTGGATGCCTCGGATACTCTGGAGTGTCTCGTGGCGGCGATGCAACGAGACCGTCAGCGTGTGAGAGCTACGAGCCTCCCCCTCTCCAATTCAAAGCAAAAAAAGGGCTAACGGGACCTCTGTAGCacggaaaagaaaagacaggatTTGATATTGAAATAAGGTTTCACAGTGTCCCGCGTGTGTGGAATAGTTTTGATATAACGGTTACGTTACCAGAGTTGTGGAGGACAGGTCTGCATACTCAGAGTAACCAACAAAAGATAAAACTTGCTAGCTAAGACAGAAGGTGAGTATTCACAGATTTGCTTTTGATGTTTGTCATAGTTGCTTTGCTAAAAACGTGAAGGTGAACAGCTGTTAGTATGTGTCATATGCCACAAGGGAAGTAGCTACTCAAACAGGAGTTGTAAACGTATGAGTAAATGTACGTGTGCTATATAAATGATTATAAAGGCAAGCCATCACCCTAATTAAACCAACCAGT from Perca flavescens isolate YP-PL-M2 chromosome 17, PFLA_1.0, whole genome shotgun sequence includes:
- the ftr14l gene encoding tripartite motif-containing protein 16 isoform X1, whose product is MPMWKYFVTCSSSEIRRRRLMKNKMSRPIPLDLDRYSSLEKSRRSTTRSQSRSQSRSQSRSQDMPGEVLCDFCTTRKQKAEKSCLVCLASYCETHLQTHYDYPALMKHKLVKATGQMREKICAQHDKLLEAFCRTDETSVCVLCMMDEHKHHDIVPAGTERTEKQKQLGTTLNKSQQRIDQRVKKWQDLRQAVESVKHSAQTAQEENERIFTELLLSIERKYNEVKEMIRSHEKTTLTRAEILLDRLEEEITLLKKKHTDLEKLSHTDDHIHFLQGWQSLSGPSGYEDLNNISVAPNYSFDATKRAIASLKLQVEEVSKIEMSKISGAVKDVYITQESETRTRRDSILREQPKTREEPKTREEPKTREDFLKYSCQLVLEVNSVHRNLHLTEGNRTATMKNEPKNYPDHPDRFDHWQQVLCRESLTDRCYWEVDWSGTEIDMAVTYRGIRRKGNSNECSLGWNDKSWSLYCSDSKLSFVHNNKSKDIAAPVPSRIGIYLDHAAGILAFYSVSDGMQLLHRVQTAFTQPLYPAFSVWGFGTTIRL
- the ftr14l gene encoding tripartite motif-containing protein 16 isoform X2, which encodes MPGEVLCDFCTTRKQKAEKSCLVCLASYCETHLQTHYDYPALMKHKLVKATGQMREKICAQHDKLLEAFCRTDETSVCVLCMMDEHKHHDIVPAGTERTEKQKQLGTTLNKSQQRIDQRVKKWQDLRQAVESVKHSAQTAQEENERIFTELLLSIERKYNEVKEMIRSHEKTTLTRAEILLDRLEEEITLLKKKHTDLEKLSHTDDHIHFLQGWQSLSGPSGYEDLNNISVAPNYSFDATKRAIASLKLQVEEVSKIEMSKISGAVKDVYITQESETRTRRDSILREQPKTREEPKTREEPKTREDFLKYSCQLVLEVNSVHRNLHLTEGNRTATMKNEPKNYPDHPDRFDHWQQVLCRESLTDRCYWEVDWSGTEIDMAVTYRGIRRKGNSNECSLGWNDKSWSLYCSDSKLSFVHNNKSKDIAAPVPSRIGIYLDHAAGILAFYSVSDGMQLLHRVQTAFTQPLYPAFSVWGFGTTIRL